Proteins encoded together in one Phyllostomus discolor isolate MPI-MPIP mPhyDis1 chromosome 6, mPhyDis1.pri.v3, whole genome shotgun sequence window:
- the TMEM179B gene encoding transmembrane protein 179B, whose product MRRGLRGRAAGCEGAMALSWLQRFELALFVPAFLCGALAAATLTRTQASFSGSCPLYGVATLNHSSLALSQGSAPSLCYFVAGASSLLALYSLLLLLFWVCSSCIEDSQRGRVGLCIALALSAVAIFLVLVSACVLRFGTSALCNSILSQNTTISCSEAQKIPWTPRGTALHFYSNLHNAENASWVNLVLWCVVLVLQIMQLKSDTTPFRPLETGDPEWSSETDVLVGPRLSRP is encoded by the exons ATGAGGCGGGGCTTGCGGGGCCGCGCTGCTGGGTGCGAGGGAGCCATGGCGCTCTCCTGGCTGCAGCGCTTCGAGCTCGCGCTCTTTGTCCCCGCCTTCCTGTGCGGGGCCTTGGCGGCCGCGACGCTCACCCGAACCCAG GCCTCCTTCAGTGGCAGCTGTCCCCTGTATGGTGTGGCCACCCTGAACCATTCCTCCCTGGCCTTGTCCCAAGGCTCAGCCCCCTCCCTCTGCTACTTTGTGGCTGGGGCCTCTAGCCTCCTGGCCCTCTACAGCCTCCTGCTTCTGCTCTTCTGGGTCTGCAGCAGCTGCATTGAGGATTCCCAAAG AGGCCGGGTAGGGCTCTGCATCGCACTGGCCCTCTCAGCTGTAGCCATCTTCCTGGTCTTAGTGTCCGCCTGTGTCCTTCGATTTGGCACCAGTGCTCTCTGCAACTCCATCCTCTCTCAGAACACTACGATTAG CTGCTCAGAAGCCCAGAAAATTCCATGGACACCCCGTGGAACCGCTCTGCATTTTTACTCCAACCTACACAATGCTGAA AACGCTTCCTGGGTGAATCTGGTGTTGTGGTGTGTGGTCTTGGTGCTCCAGATCATGCAGTTGAAGTCTGACACTACCCCATTCCGGCCTCTGGAGACGGGGGACCCTGAGTGGAGCTCTGAAACAGACGTTCTGGTCGGGCCACGCCTTTCCCGTCCCTGA
- the TMEM223 gene encoding transmembrane protein 223 has product MWCLATMAVPGRVRLVRLLVTARDLLARRPLHGMTPPRDVLLFQHERGRFFTVLGLFCAGQGVFWASLAVAALARPPVRMQPQDAEFPDRSRSDVRSALWRYGLAIGCGTIGTLVLAAGLLFSLRSVRSVMLHAGGKQVTLSTHAPFGLGAHFTVPLNQVSCMAHRGEVPAMLPLKVKGRRFYFLLDKAGHFPNTKLFDNTVGAYRSL; this is encoded by the exons ATGTGGTGCCTCGCAACCATGGCGGTGCCCGGGCGAGTGCGGCTGGTGCGGCTGTTGGTCACCGCGCGGGACCTTCTCGCGCGCCGTCCCCTGCATGGGATGACCCCGCCGCGGGACGTGCTGCTCTTTCAGCACGAGCGGGGACGCTTTTTCACAGTCCTTGGGCTGTTCTGCGCCGGCCAGGGCGTCTTCTGGGCTTCCCTGGCCGTGGCAGCCTTGGCCCGACCCCCAGTCCGCATGCAGCCTCAGGATGCGGAGTTTCCAGACCGCAGCCGCTCGGACGTGCGCTCCGCGCTCTGGCGCTATGGTCTGGCCATCGGCTGCGGCACCATCG GCACCCTGGTACTTGCTGCTggtctcctcttctccctgcGCTCTGTGCGTTCCGTGATGCTGCATGCGGGAGGGAAGCAGGTGACCCTCTCCACTCACGCCCCCTTTGGCTTGGGGGCGCATTTCACTGTTCCCTTGAACCAAGTATCCTGCATGGCCCACCGGGGTGAAGTCCCTGCCATGTTACCTCTAAAGGTCAAAGGCCGACGCTTCTACTTCCTCTTGGACAAAGCTGGACATTTCCCCAACACGAAACTCTTTGACAACACTGTGGGTGCCTACCGTAGCTTGTGA
- the NXF1 gene encoding nuclear RNA export factor 1, producing MADGGKSYSEHDDRVSFPQRRKKGRGPFRWRGGGEGSRRSGRGGGTGVRSSRLEDDDRDVAMSDAQDVPRVRYNPYSTRPNRRDAWHERDRIHVTVRRDRAPAQRVGAGTGQDGTSKNWFKITIPYGRKYDKAWLLSMIQSKCSVPFTPIEFHYENTRAQFFVEDSSTASALKAVNYKILDQENRRISIIINPSPPPHTILNELKPEQVEQLKLTMSKRFDSSQQALDLKGLRSDADLVAQNIDVVLNRRSCMAATLRIIGENIPELLSLNLSNNKLYRLDDMSSIVQKAPKLKILNLCGNELKSERELDKVKGLKLEELWLLGNPLCDTFRDQSTYISAIRERFPKLLRLDGHELPPPIAFDVDAPTILPPCKGSYFGTEALKSLVLHFLQQYYTIYDSGNRQRLLDAYHDGACCSLSIPFTPQNPSRSNLGEYFKDSRNVKKLKDPTLRFRLLKHTRLNVVAFLNELPKTQHDINSFVVDISAQTNTLLCFSVNGVFKEVDGKSRDSLRAFTRTFVAVPASGSGLCIVNDELFVRNASPDEIQRAFAMPAPTPSSSPVPTLSPEQQEMLQAFSTQSGMNLEWSQKCLQDNNWDYTRSAQVFTHLKAKGEIPEVAFMK from the exons ATGGCGGACGGGGGGAAGTCCTACAGCG AGCACGATGACCGTGTTAGTTTCcctcaaagaagaaagaaaggccGGGGTCCTTTCCGGTGGAGGGGTGGCGGCGAGGGGAGCCGCAGGTCTGGAAGGGGAGGAGGCACTGGCGTTCGGTCTTCCCGCCTCGAGGATGACGACAGAGATGTGGCAATGAGCGATGCCCAGGATGTTCCCCGCGTAAGATA CAACCCCTATTCCACGAGACCCAACCGACGCGATGCTTGGCATGAGCGAGACCGCATTCACGTTACCGTGCGGAGGGACAGGGCTCCTGCGCAGAGAGTAGGGGCTGGCACCGGCCAGGATGGGACCTCGAAGAACTGGTTTAAGATTACA ATTCCTTATGGCAGGAAATATGACAAGGCATGGCTCCTGAGTATGATTCAGAGCAAATGCAGTGTCCCCTTTACCCCCATTGAG TTTCACTATGAAAACACACGGGCCCAGTTTTTTGTTGAGGACTCCAGTACCGCCTCTGCACTGAAGGCTGTCAACTACAAGATTTTGGATCAGGAGAACCGAAGG ATATCCATCATCATCAACCCCTCGCCTCCGCCCCATACGATACTGAATGAACTGAAGCCAGAGCAAGTGGAGCAGCTAAAG CTGACCATGAGCAAGCGATTCGATAGCTCCCAGCAAGCACTCGACCTCAAGGGCCTCCGTTCAGACGCAG ACTTGGTGGCCCAGAATATTGATGTCGTCCTGAACCGTAGAAGCTGTATGGCAGCTACGTTACGAATCATTGGGGAAAATATCCCTGAG TTACTGTCCTTGAACTTGAGCAATAATAAGCTATATAGGCTGGATGACATGTCCAGCATTGTGCAGAAAGCACCCAAACTGAAGATCCTAAACCTCTGTGGCAACGAG TTGAAATCTGAGCGCGAGTTGGACAAGGTAAAAGGGCTGAAGCTAGAAGAACTGTGGCTCTTAGGAAACCCCCTGTGTGACACCTTCCGCGATCAGTCCACCTACATCAG CGCCATTCGTGAACGATTCCCCAAGTTACTACGCCTG GACGGCCATGAGTTACCCCCACCAATCGCCTTTGATGTTGACGCCCCCACGATATTACCGCCCTGCAAG GGAAGCTATTTCGGTACAGAAGCCCTGAAGAGTCTGGTCCTGCACTTCTTGCAGCA GTACTACACAATTTATGACTCCGGAAACCGGCAGCGGCTCCTAGATGCCTACCACGATGGAGCCTGCTGCTCCCTGAGCATCCCCTTCACCCCCCAGAACCCTTCCCG AAGTAACTTGGGCGAGTACTTCAAGGATAGCAGAAATGTGAAGAAACTGAAAGACCCGA CGCTGCGGTTCCGGCTGCTGAAGCACACGCGGCTCAACGTTGTGGCCTTCCTCAATGAGTTGCCCAAAACTCAGCACGACATCAATTCCTTTGTGGTAGACATCAGCGCCCAGACC AACACATTGCTGTGTTTTTCTGTCAATGGAGTCTTCAAAGAAG TGGACGGGAAGTCTCGGGACTCTCTGCGAGCCTTCACGCGGACGTTTGTCGCTGTTCCAGCCAGCGGTTCAGG GCTGTGCATCGTGAACGATGAGCTGTTCGTGAGGAACGCCAGCCCCGATGAGATCCAGAGAGCTTTCGCCATGCCCGCGCCCACGCCCTCCTCCAGCCCGGTGCCCACCCTCTCCCCGGAGCAGCAGGAGATGCTGCAGGCATTCTCCACGCAGTCCGGCATGAACCTCGAGTGGTCCCAGAA GTGCCTTCAGGACAACAACTGGGACTACACCAGGTCTGCCCAGGTCTTCACTCATCTCAAG gCCAAGGGTGAAATTCCAGAAGTGGCGTTCATGAAGTGA